Proteins encoded together in one Bosea sp. (in: a-proteobacteria) window:
- a CDS encoding MoxR family ATPase — protein sequence MRFAGTENYVATEDLTVAVNAAIRLERPLLVKGEPGTGKTVLAEEIAAALGAPLITWHVKSTTKAQQGLYEYDAVSRLRDSQLGDSRVSDIANYIRRGKLWEAFVSEQRPVLLIDEIDKADIEFPNDLLLELDRMEFHVYETGETIRAVRRPVMIVTSNNEKDLPDAFLRRCFFHYIRFPDAETMQRIVEVHFPGIKKRLMEEALRLFFEVREVPGLKKKPSTSELLDWLKLLVAEDIGPEVLRERDPRKLIPPLHGALIKNEQDVSLFEKLAFMARREGR from the coding sequence ATGCGTTTCGCCGGCACCGAAAACTACGTCGCGACCGAAGACCTCACCGTCGCCGTCAATGCCGCGATCCGGCTGGAGCGTCCGCTCCTGGTCAAGGGCGAGCCCGGCACCGGCAAGACCGTGCTGGCCGAGGAGATCGCGGCGGCGCTTGGCGCTCCGCTGATCACCTGGCACGTCAAGTCGACGACCAAGGCGCAGCAGGGCCTCTATGAATACGATGCGGTGAGCCGCCTGCGCGACAGCCAGCTCGGCGACAGCAGGGTTTCCGACATCGCCAACTACATCCGGCGCGGCAAGCTCTGGGAGGCGTTCGTCTCGGAGCAGAGGCCGGTGCTGCTGATCGACGAGATCGACAAGGCCGATATCGAGTTCCCCAACGACCTCCTGCTCGAGCTCGACCGCATGGAATTCCATGTCTACGAGACGGGCGAGACGATCAGGGCCGTGCGGCGGCCGGTGATGATCGTCACCTCCAACAACGAGAAGGACCTGCCGGACGCCTTCCTGCGCCGCTGCTTCTTCCATTACATCCGCTTTCCCGACGCCGAGACGATGCAGCGGATCGTCGAGGTGCATTTCCCCGGCATCAAGAAGCGGCTGATGGAGGAGGCGCTGCGGCTGTTCTTCGAGGTGCGCGAGGTGCCGGGCCTGAAGAAGAAACCCTCGACCTCCGAATTGCTCGACTGGCTGAAGCTGCTCGTCGCCGAGGACATCGGCCCCGAGGTGCTGCGCGAGCGCGACCCGCGCAAGCTGATCCCGCCGCTGCACGGGGCGCTCATCAAGAACGAGCAGGACGTCTCGCTGTTCGAGAAGCTCGCCTTCATGGCGCGGCGCGAGGGGCGGTGA
- a CDS encoding histidine phosphatase family protein: MRRLMLLRHAKSNWPTGVADRDRPLAARGREAAPVMGGYLAEELLLPDLVLVSPARRTLETWELVAPMLPDRPALRFEPRIYEAKTERLLNVVQEVEDEVRTLLMIGHNPGFEELAHLLTGHGDRYAAARMSRKYPTCGLAVVDFATEHWYAVAEREGRLDRFVTPASLGEGPDE, from the coding sequence ATGCGACGCCTCATGCTCCTGCGCCATGCCAAGTCCAACTGGCCGACCGGTGTCGCCGACCGCGACCGGCCGCTCGCGGCGCGCGGGCGCGAGGCCGCCCCCGTGATGGGGGGCTATCTCGCCGAGGAACTCTTGCTGCCCGACCTCGTTCTGGTCTCGCCGGCGCGCCGGACGCTCGAGACCTGGGAGCTCGTCGCGCCGATGCTGCCGGACCGGCCGGCGCTGCGTTTCGAGCCGCGGATCTACGAGGCGAAGACCGAAAGGCTCCTCAACGTCGTGCAGGAGGTGGAGGACGAGGTGCGAACCCTGCTGATGATCGGCCACAACCCCGGCTTCGAGGAGCTGGCGCACCTCCTCACCGGCCATGGCGACCGCTATGCGGCGGCGCGGATGAGCCGGAAATACCCGACCTGCGGGCTCGCCGTGGTCGATTTCGCCACCGAGCACTGGTACGCGGTCGCGGAGCGGGAGGGCCGGCTCGATCGCTTCGTCACGCCGGCTTCGCTCGGCGAGGGGCCGGACGAATGA
- a CDS encoding YcjX family protein, which translates to MVSDTSYLDSARNAALAFGDSLLGLARPRLRIGVTGLSRSGKTVFTTALIQNLIEGAKLPVLKAASEGRIARVRLVPQPDPDVPRFPYEAHRAAMKGEGRHWPESTRRISELRVEIDYERAAGWFKGPATLTLDIVDYPGEWLLDLALIGQDYRSWSAQAVADARKAHRREAAAAWLADLPGRDPDGAPDELAAEAASDLFKGYLARLRADPEAVAVTPPGRFLMPGDLEGSPALTFAPLDLGHDGQVRPGTLAALMAERFEAYKRVVVAPFFRDHFARLDRQIVLVDVLAALDAGAPALADLETALGQALAAFAVGRNSWLSSLFSPRIERVLFAATKADHIHHASHDRLAAVMAHLVGRALSRAQGAGARVEAMALAAVRATHEVRIRQGREELPAIAGVPEAGEAIDGQVFDGIAEAAIFPGELPERPEAIFDPKAHWQVRAPRFRPPLVEPDAGGRLKPPPQIRLDRALDFLIGDRLA; encoded by the coding sequence ATCGTGAGCGACACCTCCTATCTCGACAGCGCCCGCAACGCGGCGCTCGCCTTCGGCGACAGCCTGCTCGGGCTCGCGCGCCCGCGGCTGCGGATCGGCGTCACCGGCCTGTCGCGCTCGGGCAAGACCGTGTTCACCACCGCCCTGATCCAGAACCTGATCGAGGGGGCGAAGCTGCCGGTGCTGAAGGCGGCCTCCGAAGGGCGGATCGCCCGCGTCAGGCTGGTGCCGCAGCCCGACCCCGACGTGCCGCGCTTTCCCTACGAGGCGCATCGCGCCGCCATGAAGGGCGAGGGGCGGCACTGGCCGGAATCGACACGGCGGATCTCGGAGCTGCGCGTCGAGATCGACTACGAGCGCGCGGCCGGCTGGTTCAAGGGGCCGGCGACGCTGACGCTCGACATCGTCGACTATCCCGGCGAATGGCTGCTCGATCTCGCGCTGATCGGGCAGGACTACAGGAGCTGGTCGGCGCAGGCGGTCGCGGATGCGCGTAAAGCGCATCGGCGCGAGGCGGCGGCGGCGTGGCTGGCCGACTTGCCGGGACGGGATCCGGACGGTGCGCCGGACGAGCTCGCGGCGGAAGCGGCGAGCGATCTGTTCAAGGGCTATCTCGCCCGCTTGCGCGCCGATCCGGAGGCGGTGGCGGTGACGCCGCCGGGACGTTTCCTGATGCCGGGCGATCTCGAAGGCTCGCCGGCGCTCACCTTCGCGCCGCTCGATCTCGGCCATGATGGGCAGGTGCGGCCCGGCACGCTCGCGGCGCTGATGGCGGAGCGTTTCGAAGCCTATAAGCGCGTCGTGGTGGCGCCGTTCTTCCGCGACCATTTCGCGAGGCTCGACCGGCAGATCGTGCTGGTCGACGTGCTCGCCGCGCTCGATGCCGGGGCGCCGGCGCTGGCCGATCTCGAAACCGCGCTCGGGCAGGCGCTCGCCGCCTTCGCGGTCGGGCGCAATTCCTGGCTGTCGAGCCTGTTTTCGCCGCGCATCGAGCGCGTGCTCTTCGCCGCGACCAAGGCCGATCACATCCACCACGCGAGCCATGACCGGCTGGCGGCGGTGATGGCGCATCTGGTCGGCCGGGCGCTGTCGCGGGCGCAAGGCGCCGGCGCGCGCGTCGAGGCGATGGCGCTGGCGGCGGTCCGGGCGACGCACGAGGTCAGGATCAGGCAAGGGCGCGAGGAACTGCCGGCCATCGCCGGCGTGCCCGAGGCCGGCGAGGCGATCGACGGGCAGGTGTTCGACGGCATCGCGGAAGCCGCGATCTTTCCCGGCGAGCTGCCGGAGCGGCCCGAGGCGATCTTCGATCCCAAGGCGCATTGGCAGGTGAGGGCGCCGCGCTTCCGGCCGCCGCTGGTTGAGCCCGATGCCGGCGGGCGCCTCAAGCCGCCGCCGCAGATCCGCCTCGACCGTGCGCTCGACTTCCTGATCGGCGACCGGCTGGCATGA
- a CDS encoding YcjF family protein — MSKAPRAIRLDAPMPGEAAGEAPVRQGDLAILPESEPIDAPEPAAAPALRRRFSWGSLFVAGLSGFLALAAGVWVENTIRALMSQNPALGYAALVCAAVAALALIVMLGRVTRDILRERKVEALRARAVAALAAGTPGEGRAIADELIGLYKGRAQTAQGRAALQEALPQLFAARDMLTVAERSLLSPLDAQATAQIAQAARRVSLVTAVSPRALVDVVFVLVACARLLRAIAGIYAGRPGTLGLLRLARQVMNHLVLTGGIAAGDAVIQQVVGQGLAARLSAKLGEGVINGMLTARIGLSALAVCRPLPFVEARPPTLADVAGDLGSWRGDKGEAG, encoded by the coding sequence ATGAGCAAGGCACCGCGCGCGATCCGCCTCGATGCTCCCATGCCGGGCGAAGCGGCCGGCGAGGCCCCGGTTCGGCAAGGCGATCTCGCCATCCTGCCGGAAAGCGAGCCGATCGATGCGCCCGAGCCCGCCGCAGCGCCCGCGCTCAGGCGGCGCTTCTCCTGGGGCTCGCTGTTCGTGGCGGGGCTTTCGGGCTTCCTGGCGCTTGCGGCCGGCGTCTGGGTCGAGAACACGATCCGCGCGCTGATGAGCCAGAACCCGGCGCTCGGCTATGCCGCGCTGGTGTGTGCCGCCGTCGCGGCGCTGGCGCTCATCGTCATGCTGGGGCGGGTCACGCGCGACATCCTGCGCGAGCGCAAGGTAGAGGCGCTGCGCGCGCGTGCCGTCGCGGCGCTCGCCGCCGGCACGCCCGGCGAGGGCCGGGCGATCGCGGACGAGCTTATCGGCCTCTACAAGGGCCGGGCGCAGACGGCGCAGGGCCGCGCCGCGCTGCAGGAGGCGCTGCCGCAGCTCTTCGCGGCGCGCGACATGCTGACGGTGGCGGAGCGCAGCCTGCTGTCGCCGCTCGACGCGCAGGCGACGGCCCAGATCGCGCAGGCGGCGCGGCGCGTCTCGCTGGTCACGGCGGTGAGCCCACGCGCGCTGGTCGATGTCGTCTTCGTGCTCGTCGCCTGCGCGCGGCTATTGCGCGCGATCGCCGGCATCTATGCCGGGCGGCCCGGCACGCTCGGGCTGCTGCGGCTCGCGCGGCAGGTGATGAACCATCTCGTGCTCACCGGCGGCATCGCGGCGGGCGATGCCGTGATCCAGCAGGTGGTGGGGCAGGGGCTCGCGGCCAGGCTTTCGGCCAAGCTCGGCGAGGGCGTGATCAACGGCATGCTGACGGCGCGGATCGGGCTTTCGGCGCTGGCGGTGTGCCGGCCGCTGCCCTTCGTCGAAGCCAGGCCGCCGACGCTTGCCGACGTCGCGGGCGATCTCGGCTCCTGGCGCGGCGACAAGGGCGAGGCGGGCTAA
- a CDS encoding flagellar hook protein FlgE, which produces MGVFSALTTAVSGMTAQSYALENISGNIANSRTTGYKRVDTSFADLVPDAALNRQVAGSVAAFSQATNSIQGDLNPTRIDTNIAINGDGFFVVDQRQSGVGANTQFSNQNLYTRRGDFDFDANGYLVNGAGYYLKGLQIDQVTGQLIGTQPDVLRITKEQFPAKATSSIEYRANIPAVPATTQKAQGGSELLNAASVTPGGAGANNAVMGDAITSFLSSSIPGGSVTVYDELGRATSVEMRWAKIDNGTPPATTGTWGLFIAQNTGATTAAEVAYVQAGQTVSFGPTGQMVSPATGDIALPTMTIGGTTITGINLTTGGNGLTQNGDVSGQIDARSIRQDGYTAGTLDRVSVSAEGQVIGTFSNGQVVALAQVSVARFNADNSLKRLDGGAFAETIESGPPIIGLGTSQLVGGSVEQSNTDIADEFSKMIVTQQAYSANTKVITTAQEMLTAVFNIIR; this is translated from the coding sequence ATGGGCGTTTTCAGTGCGTTGACCACGGCGGTTTCGGGAATGACGGCGCAGTCCTATGCGCTGGAGAACATCTCCGGAAACATCGCGAATTCCCGGACGACGGGCTACAAGCGCGTCGATACCAGCTTCGCCGACCTCGTGCCGGACGCGGCGCTGAACCGCCAGGTCGCAGGCTCCGTCGCCGCCTTCAGCCAGGCGACGAACTCGATCCAGGGCGACCTCAACCCGACGCGCATCGACACCAACATCGCGATCAACGGCGACGGCTTCTTCGTGGTCGACCAGCGCCAGAGCGGGGTCGGCGCCAACACGCAGTTCTCCAACCAGAACCTCTATACGCGCCGCGGCGATTTCGACTTCGACGCCAACGGCTATCTGGTCAACGGCGCGGGCTACTATCTCAAGGGCCTCCAGATCGACCAGGTGACCGGCCAGCTCATCGGCACGCAGCCCGACGTGCTGCGCATCACCAAGGAGCAGTTCCCGGCCAAGGCGACGAGCTCGATCGAGTACCGCGCCAACATCCCGGCCGTGCCCGCGACGACGCAGAAGGCGCAGGGCGGCAGCGAGCTCCTCAACGCGGCAAGCGTCACGCCCGGCGGCGCGGGCGCCAACAACGCGGTGATGGGCGACGCCATCACCAGCTTCCTGTCGAGCTCGATCCCAGGTGGCTCGGTGACGGTCTATGACGAGCTCGGCCGGGCGACCAGCGTCGAGATGCGCTGGGCCAAGATCGACAACGGCACCCCGCCGGCGACCACGGGCACCTGGGGCCTGTTCATCGCCCAGAACACCGGTGCGACGACGGCCGCCGAGGTCGCCTATGTCCAGGCCGGCCAGACCGTCTCCTTCGGCCCGACCGGGCAGATGGTCTCTCCGGCGACAGGCGACATCGCGCTGCCGACGATGACGATCGGCGGCACGACCATCACCGGCATCAACCTGACGACCGGCGGCAACGGCCTGACCCAGAACGGCGACGTCAGTGGCCAGATCGACGCGCGCAGCATCCGCCAGGACGGCTACACCGCCGGCACGCTCGACCGCGTCTCGGTCTCGGCCGAAGGCCAGGTGATCGGCACCTTCAGCAACGGCCAGGTCGTGGCGCTCGCCCAGGTCTCGGTCGCGCGCTTCAACGCCGACAACTCGCTGAAGCGGCTCGACGGCGGCGCCTTCGCGGAGACGATCGAATCCGGCCCTCCGATCATCGGGCTCGGCACCTCGCAGCTCGTCGGCGGCAGCGTCGAGCAGTCGAACACCGACATCGCAGACGAGTTCTCGAAGATGATCGTCACCCAGCAGGCCTATTCGGCCAACACCAAGGTCATCACCACCGCCCAGGAGATGCTGACCGCGGTGTTCAACATCATCCGCTGA
- the flgK gene encoding flagellar hook-associated protein FlgK gives MGLSTSLNTAISGLNATQVGIGVVSQNVANAGTTGYVRRTVSNADSLSGLTIGVQNTQVQRLLDKIVQHQLWQEASGAAYTSTRADALSNLDKLNGAPGSATALDTIFNKFTSSLQALQNDPSSYSLRSQVIDGATDLARQLNTLSSGVQALRSQAEAGIAEGVAKVNDLLGALTKVNARIVGSPNDAATAGLRDQRDLILSELSQYVDIKTMEDARGSVSVVTGSGTQLFDGQAAVRFGFDEHSGLKAGDQWSTDPALRGVGTITIRDASGNVSDAITNRIFRSGEIAANLELRDKTLVQAQAQLDEIAAHLAEALGAGGDPVFVDGAGNTPYAGGAAKTGLAARIAVNDDIVQNRALLLGPAGTQAGDATRPAALLAALTQDERSFAPLGLDGSTTGTTGTITGFVQRVVSSQGQAVEAARRLDEGQQVALASIQSRFQETAQVNVDQEMSMLIELQTAYAANARIISTVKEMMDVLMRV, from the coding sequence ATGGGGCTGAGCACTTCCCTCAACACGGCGATCAGCGGGCTCAACGCCACGCAGGTCGGCATCGGCGTCGTCTCGCAGAACGTCGCCAATGCGGGGACGACCGGCTATGTCCGGCGCACGGTCTCGAACGCCGACAGTCTGTCGGGCCTGACGATCGGCGTGCAGAACACGCAGGTTCAGCGCCTGCTCGACAAGATCGTCCAGCACCAGCTCTGGCAGGAGGCCTCCGGCGCCGCCTATACGTCGACGCGGGCGGACGCGCTTTCCAACCTCGACAAGCTCAACGGCGCGCCGGGCAGCGCGACCGCGCTCGATACCATCTTCAACAAGTTCACCTCGTCGCTGCAGGCGCTCCAGAACGACCCGTCCTCCTACAGCCTGCGCTCGCAGGTGATCGACGGCGCGACGGACCTCGCGCGCCAGCTCAACACGCTCTCCAGCGGCGTGCAGGCCCTGCGCTCCCAGGCCGAGGCCGGCATCGCCGAGGGGGTCGCCAAGGTCAACGACCTGCTCGGCGCGCTGACCAAGGTCAATGCCCGCATCGTCGGCAGCCCGAACGACGCGGCGACGGCGGGTTTGCGCGATCAGCGCGACCTGATCCTCTCCGAGCTGTCGCAATATGTCGACATCAAGACGATGGAGGACGCCCGCGGCTCGGTCAGTGTCGTGACCGGCTCGGGGACGCAGCTCTTCGACGGGCAGGCGGCGGTCCGCTTCGGCTTCGACGAGCACAGCGGCCTCAAGGCCGGCGACCAGTGGAGCACCGATCCGGCGCTGCGCGGCGTCGGCACGATCACGATCCGCGACGCCTCCGGCAACGTCTCGGACGCCATCACCAACCGGATCTTCCGCTCCGGCGAGATCGCGGCCAATCTCGAGTTGCGCGACAAGACGCTGGTCCAGGCCCAGGCGCAGCTCGACGAGATCGCCGCGCATCTGGCCGAGGCGCTCGGTGCCGGCGGGGACCCGGTCTTCGTCGACGGCGCCGGCAACACGCCCTATGCCGGAGGGGCTGCCAAGACCGGCCTTGCCGCCCGCATCGCGGTCAACGACGACATCGTGCAGAACCGCGCCCTGCTGCTGGGGCCGGCCGGCACGCAGGCGGGAGACGCCACCCGCCCGGCCGCGCTGCTGGCGGCGCTGACACAGGATGAGCGCAGCTTCGCCCCGCTCGGCCTCGACGGCTCAACCACGGGCACGACCGGCACGATCACCGGTTTCGTCCAGCGCGTCGTCTCCTCGCAGGGGCAGGCGGTCGAGGCGGCCCGGCGCCTCGACGAGGGCCAGCAGGTCGCGCTCGCCTCGATCCAGAGCCGCTTCCAGGAAACCGCGCAGGTCAATGTCGACCAGGAGATGTCGATGCTGATCGAGCTCCAGACCGCCTATGCCGCCAATGCCCGCATCATCTCGACGGTCAAGGAGATGATGGACGTGCTGATGAGAGTGTGA
- the flaF gene encoding flagellar biosynthesis regulator FlaF: MQYGASAYAKTARATTSPRDLEASILMKAATRLQGVKDNWEALRGDLDEALTYNRKLWVILSTSATSADNPLPKAIKESIGSLGVFVFKHTISVLANPAPERLAILININRDIAAGLRGR; the protein is encoded by the coding sequence ATGCAGTACGGGGCGAGCGCCTACGCGAAGACGGCTCGGGCAACGACATCGCCAAGGGATCTTGAGGCGAGCATCCTGATGAAGGCTGCAACGCGGCTCCAGGGCGTCAAGGACAACTGGGAAGCGCTGCGCGGCGATCTCGACGAAGCGCTCACCTATAACCGCAAGCTCTGGGTGATCCTGTCGACCTCCGCGACCTCCGCGGACAATCCGCTGCCCAAAGCGATCAAGGAAAGCATCGGCAGCCTCGGCGTCTTCGTGTTCAAGCACACGATCTCGGTGCTGGCGAACCCCGCCCCCGAGCGCCTCGCCATCCTCATCAACATCAACCGCGACATCGCCGCCGGCCTGCGCGGGCGCTGA
- the flbT gene encoding flagellar biosynthesis repressor FlbT yields the protein MALKVELKPGERIIIGAVVLRNGDSRSRFVIEGQAPVLRERDILTAATADTPARKIYLAVQLMYLNGDLTDHNEVYFPLVRDFLAAAPSALPLIAEINNRILSGDLYKALKGAAKLIDYERELIGHAVRGERLREDGSGNDIAKGS from the coding sequence ATGGCGCTCAAGGTCGAACTCAAGCCCGGCGAGCGGATCATCATCGGCGCCGTCGTGCTCCGCAACGGCGATTCGCGCAGCCGCTTCGTCATCGAAGGCCAGGCGCCGGTCCTGCGCGAGCGCGACATCCTTACGGCCGCGACGGCGGACACCCCCGCCAGGAAGATCTATCTCGCCGTCCAGCTGATGTACCTGAACGGCGACCTCACCGACCACAACGAGGTCTATTTCCCGCTCGTCCGCGATTTCCTCGCGGCGGCGCCGAGCGCGCTACCCCTGATTGCAGAGATCAATAACCGGATATTAAGCGGCGACCTCTACAAAGCGCTCAAGGGTGCGGCGAAGCTGATCGATTACGAGCGGGAACTGATCGGACATGCAGTACGGGGCGAGCGCCTACGCGAAGACGGCTCGGGCAACGACATCGCCAAGGGATCTTGA